TTGTGCAATAGTCAAAAAACAGAGGCGCTCAAATCAACTTATAGCTGTAGATTTGAACGTCTCTTTATCATCTCTGATAAACAAATTACCTTAAACGGATTTAGTGCGTGAATGCATAGCGGATTGAACTCCCATTTCATGCGTATATTTTGAACATCTGCTTGTTTTCCGTTATGATAAAGACCATGATGAACGTGAAGAAAGGGAGTTCAATGTGGAAACAATCATGGAAGCTGTTCGTTTAATGGAGGCCCAGAAAACAGAAGAAGCAATCGCCTTACTAGAGAGCTATTTACCGACTGCAAATGAAGAAGAACGCTATACGATCGCAGAGCTATATTTGCAATGGGGCTACCTGCATGAAGCGAAAGCAATTTTCGAAGAATTAATTCAACAATTTCCTGCTGAAGGGGAATTAAAAGTTACGCTTGCTGATATTTATACAGAATTGGAAGATGATGAAGCTGCTATTGAGCTTCTTAATGATATCGATGAAGAAGATCCGGCTTATTTGCAGACCTTAATTCAATTAGCCGATCTTTATCAAGCACAGGGGCTATTTGAAGTAGCTGAACAAAAATTATTAATGGCTAAGCGTTATGACCCAAACGAAGCCATTATTGACTTTGCTTTAGGAGAGTTGTATTTTTCAACCGGAGATTATCTTAAAGCCGCCACCTATTATGAAAATATTTTGCCTAAAATGAAGGAAGTAGCGAATGTTTCCATTAATGGTCGACTTGCTGAGGCATATGCTGAAGCTGGTGAGTTTGAGTTAGCTTTAACGTATTATCAGGATGAAAATAGCGAAAACCCAGACTCCTTGTTTAAATATGGTTTTACTGCTTATCAAGCGGGTAGGTCAGACATTGCTAGAAAAGCATGGGAACGTGTTGTGGAGCTAGATACGTATTATCATACCGTTTATTACCAGCTTGCTTCGCTTTATGAAGAAGAAGGGTTGTATGAGAAAGCATATGATATATGTCAAAAAGGGCTGCAAACAGATGCATTTAATAAAGATCTTTATTTACTTGCTGGAAAGCTTGCACACCAACTAGGGAAAGTT
This genomic interval from Virgibacillus pantothenticus contains the following:
- a CDS encoding tetratricopeptide repeat protein, producing METIMEAVRLMEAQKTEEAIALLESYLPTANEEERYTIAELYLQWGYLHEAKAIFEELIQQFPAEGELKVTLADIYTELEDDEAAIELLNDIDEEDPAYLQTLIQLADLYQAQGLFEVAEQKLLMAKRYDPNEAIIDFALGELYFSTGDYLKAATYYENILPKMKEVANVSINGRLAEAYAEAGEFELALTYYQDENSENPDSLFKYGFTAYQAGRSDIARKAWERVVELDTYYHTVYYQLASLYEEEGLYEKAYDICQKGLQTDAFNKDLYLLAGKLAHQLGKVEASETHVREAVAMDPDYKEAVLFLIELLKNKDDFKGIVDLLIEIRNTGAEDPLYEWELARAYNELEAYNNALNHYNAAYNNLKDDSDFLKEYGYFLTEEGRIKEAIPVFTAYLEQQPTDDEINEFLFRLKQSDLEE